A window of Phycobacter azelaicus contains these coding sequences:
- a CDS encoding hydantoinase B/oxoprolinase family protein, which translates to MSEIDPITLSVLAGRMEQIADEMDATLFRAAFNPIIAEAHDASHGLYHAATGDTLVQGKSGLPIFVGVMSFAVKAVIEKAAADGDLQDGDIYIFNDAHIGGTHLSDMRLVRPYFRDGELFCYLASVGHWHDVGGAVPGNYNPAATEVFQEAFVLPPVRLARAGEVNQDIIDILLRNTRLPQSAMGDLNGQLGALDLGVKRMDELLDEYGAGTVRAGLDALGHRAEALMRSELKALPDGRWEAEDFLDNDGITDEPLPIRVALEIKGDRMTLDFAGSAPQCAGPVNIALPTTVATAYVAIKHIFPSLPANAGVMRPIEVKVPEGSLLSAEFPAPTGGYTETILRMIDVIFSAFAGAAPDRVVANAYGTINALSIAGKRKNGQPWVMFSFYGGGHGGSAESDGLNHGNAPISTATIPPMEILEAAYPVMFRKWALRPDSAGAGAHRGGMGAVYEIEVLEENGAEAFLFGERGRFAPKGIAEGQDGALNVFTYEQDDGWKTPPLASKMRGIKLRQGQAVRLETPGGGGYGDAAGRSPEDVARDVARGFVSEARADALYGTNWREVTA; encoded by the coding sequence ATGAGTGAAATCGATCCCATCACACTTTCGGTGCTGGCCGGGCGCATGGAGCAGATCGCCGATGAAATGGATGCGACTCTTTTCCGTGCCGCCTTCAATCCGATCATCGCCGAAGCACATGACGCCAGCCACGGTTTGTATCACGCTGCGACGGGCGACACGCTGGTGCAGGGCAAGTCCGGCCTGCCGATCTTTGTCGGGGTGATGTCCTTTGCCGTGAAGGCGGTCATCGAAAAGGCCGCTGCTGATGGCGACCTTCAGGATGGTGATATCTACATCTTCAACGATGCTCATATCGGGGGCACGCACCTCAGCGACATGCGTCTGGTGCGCCCCTATTTCCGCGATGGAGAGCTGTTCTGTTATCTCGCTTCGGTCGGCCACTGGCATGACGTGGGCGGTGCGGTACCGGGCAACTACAACCCGGCCGCGACTGAAGTTTTCCAGGAGGCGTTCGTTCTGCCGCCGGTGCGTCTGGCCCGCGCGGGCGAGGTCAATCAGGACATCATCGACATCCTGTTGCGCAACACCCGCCTGCCGCAATCGGCCATGGGCGATCTCAACGGTCAGCTTGGCGCGCTGGATCTGGGCGTCAAGCGCATGGATGAGCTGCTGGACGAATATGGCGCGGGCACCGTGCGCGCAGGTCTTGATGCGCTGGGTCACCGGGCCGAGGCGTTGATGCGCTCCGAGCTGAAGGCGCTGCCCGATGGGCGCTGGGAGGCGGAGGATTTCCTCGACAATGACGGGATCACCGATGAACCGCTGCCGATCCGGGTCGCGCTGGAAATCAAGGGGGACCGCATGACCCTCGATTTTGCGGGCTCTGCTCCGCAATGTGCGGGTCCCGTGAACATCGCTCTGCCCACCACCGTTGCCACCGCCTATGTGGCGATCAAACATATCTTTCCCAGCCTGCCCGCCAATGCCGGCGTGATGCGCCCGATCGAGGTGAAGGTGCCCGAAGGATCGCTATTGTCTGCAGAGTTCCCGGCGCCCACCGGGGGCTATACCGAGACAATCCTGCGCATGATCGATGTGATCTTCTCGGCCTTTGCAGGGGCCGCGCCTGACCGGGTTGTGGCCAATGCCTATGGCACGATCAACGCGCTCTCGATCGCGGGCAAGCGCAAGAACGGGCAGCCCTGGGTCATGTTCAGCTTCTACGGGGGCGGTCACGGCGGTTCTGCCGAAAGCGACGGTCTGAACCACGGCAATGCGCCCATTTCCACCGCGACGATCCCGCCGATGGAGATCCTGGAGGCGGCCTACCCCGTGATGTTCCGAAAATGGGCCCTGCGCCCCGACAGTGCAGGCGCCGGTGCCCATCGCGGTGGCATGGGCGCCGTCTACGAGATCGAGGTGCTTGAGGAAAATGGCGCCGAGGCCTTCTTGTTTGGAGAGCGCGGCCGCTTTGCGCCCAAGGGCATTGCAGAAGGGCAGGATGGGGCGCTCAATGTCTTTACCTACGAGCAGGATGACGGCTGGAAGACCCCTCCGCTCGCCTCGAAAATGCGCGGGATAAAGCTCCGTCAGGGCCAGGCTGTACGGCTTGAGACGCCTGGTGGTGGTGGCTACGGCGATGCGGCGGGCCGCTCCCCCGAAGATGTGGCCCGCGACGTGGCGCGCGGGTTTGTAAGCGAAGCGCGCGCAGATGCGCTCTATGGAACCAACTGGCGGGAGGTCACGGCATGA
- a CDS encoding nuclear transport factor 2 family protein, with the protein MPLVELHLLQGYGAEEKRRLGEALTDAVRLVVPADPGAITIMIREMASDQYMRGRRSRSGAVALPDPREVVRGYLGAMERRDLAAAQASLAPGFAMQFPGAPEMTTLDELIDWSKPRYKFVTKTYERFDAMQSEGAAAIVYCFGTLSGEWLDGVEFSGIRFIDRFELEGGKITRQDVWNDMAEVRAKA; encoded by the coding sequence GTGCCGCTTGTTGAACTGCACCTTTTGCAAGGCTATGGCGCCGAGGAAAAGCGGCGTCTGGGCGAGGCTCTGACCGATGCGGTCCGCCTCGTTGTTCCGGCGGATCCTGGGGCGATTACCATCATGATCCGCGAGATGGCTTCGGATCAGTACATGCGCGGGCGCAGATCGCGCAGCGGTGCCGTCGCCCTTCCGGACCCGCGAGAGGTCGTGCGAGGCTACCTTGGGGCGATGGAGCGGCGTGATCTGGCCGCTGCGCAGGCCTCGCTGGCGCCCGGCTTTGCCATGCAGTTCCCGGGCGCTCCAGAGATGACCACACTGGATGAACTGATCGACTGGTCAAAGCCGCGCTACAAATTCGTGACCAAGACCTACGAGCGGTTCGACGCGATGCAGTCCGAAGGGGCTGCCGCCATCGTCTATTGTTTCGGAACCCTTTCGGGAGAGTGGTTGGACGGGGTTGAATTCTCGGGGATTCGTTTCATCGACCGGTTCGAACTCGAGGGCGGCAAGATCACACGACAGGACGTCTGGAACGACATGGCAGAGGTAAGGGCAAAAGCATGA
- a CDS encoding GntR family transcriptional regulator encodes MNKPDKISLPEGAKARRVYLSLRDQIADGRLPEGETLPSEQKLAELFDVSRVTIRRALESLTSAGLVERRAGSGSRVRTGATGSQPMAMDMTTLMPQLVEMGQSTTARLLSFSYATAPEFVASAMRIESDEQVQIATRVRLAGDTPFSHLTTYVPAEIARNYSENDLATTPLFKLLERSGVQIQEAHQSVTATLAGPDVAEALEVAVGSALLSLRRVVRDVDGNGVEYLAGLYRPDMFRLEMPLTRVGDGAARHWEPAIGKTEEEAP; translated from the coding sequence GTGAACAAACCGGACAAAATCAGCTTGCCTGAAGGCGCCAAGGCGCGCCGCGTTTATCTTTCCCTGCGCGATCAGATTGCTGATGGGCGGCTGCCCGAGGGGGAAACGCTCCCTTCGGAGCAAAAGCTTGCCGAACTTTTCGACGTCTCCCGTGTGACCATTCGCCGGGCTCTTGAATCGCTAACCTCAGCAGGACTGGTAGAACGGCGCGCAGGCAGCGGCTCGCGCGTGCGCACGGGGGCAACTGGCAGTCAGCCAATGGCAATGGACATGACGACCCTTATGCCACAGCTGGTGGAAATGGGCCAAAGCACCACGGCGCGGCTTTTGTCTTTTTCCTATGCCACCGCGCCGGAATTCGTTGCCTCTGCCATGCGCATCGAATCAGATGAACAGGTCCAGATTGCAACCCGCGTACGCCTTGCCGGCGACACGCCATTTTCGCATCTGACAACCTATGTTCCGGCTGAAATCGCCAGAAATTATTCCGAAAACGATCTGGCAACGACCCCGCTGTTCAAACTGCTGGAACGCAGTGGCGTGCAAATCCAGGAAGCCCATCAATCCGTCACCGCAACCCTGGCGGGTCCGGACGTTGCCGAGGCGCTTGAGGTTGCTGTCGGCTCCGCCCTTCTGTCGCTGCGCCGCGTGGTGCGTGATGTGGACGGGAATGGTGTTGAATATCTGGCGGGCCTTTACCGCCCCGACATGTTCCGTCTCGAAATGCCTCTGACACGCGTCGGAGACGGGGCCGCCCGCCATTGGGAACCCGCGATAGGTAAGACCGAGGAGGAGGCGCCGTGA